A region from the Salvia splendens isolate huo1 chromosome 15, SspV2, whole genome shotgun sequence genome encodes:
- the LOC121767212 gene encoding peroxidase 47-like, translating into MVSLNLVFVVIFVMKYMIVNGWIYGMANGLSMNYYLMTCPTADIIIRNAVQTALQSDPTFAAGLVRMHFHDCFVQGCDGSVLINSTKSNMVEKDSPANLSLRGYEIIDAAKEELERQCPGVVSCADIVAMAARDAVFLASGPFYEIPKGRRDGTRSKIEDTINLPSPTLNSSQLITLFGNRGFTAQDMVALSGAHTLGVARCSSFKSRLDAADPTIETSFAKTLSKTCATGDDAEQPFDSTRNTFDTDYFSALQRRAGVLFSDQTLFESAATRGLVNKYAFNRALFNMDFQRAMIKMGQLDVKEGSEGEIRSNCRIIN; encoded by the exons ATGGTGAGTCTCAATCTAGTATTTGTGGTTATATTTGTAATGAAGTACATGATTGTAAATGGATGGATTTATGGGATGGCTAATGGGTTGAGCATGAACTACTACCTCATGACATGTCCAACTGCTGATATTATCATAAGGAATGCTGTCCAAACAGCTCTCCAGTCTGATCCCACTTTTGCTGCTGGCCTTGTAAGAATGCATTTCCATGACTGCTTTGTACAG GGTTGTGATGGATCAGTACTGATCAATTCGACAAAGAGCAACATGGTGGAGAAAGACTCTCCGGCGAATTTAAGCCTGAGAGGGTACGAAATCATCGATGCCGCTAAAGAAGAATTGGAGAGACAATGCCCTGGTGTTGTTTCTTGTGCTGATATTGTTGCCATGGCTGCAAGAGATGCTGTTTTCTTG GCTAGTGGTCCATTTTATGAGATTCCTAAAGGGAGAAGAGATGGAACAAGATCAAAGATAGAAGACACCATTAATCTGCCCTCACCAACCTTAAACTCTTCCCAACTTATCACCCTCTTCGGCAACCGCGGCTTCACTGCCCAGGATATGGTCGCGTTATCAG GAGCGCACACGCTGGGTGTGGCGAGATGTTCGTCTTTCAAGTCCCGACTGGATGCAGCGGACCCCACTATTGAGACTTCCTTCGCCAAGACCCTGTCCAAGACGTGCGCCACTGGGGATGACGCGGAGCAGCCCTTTGATTCGACCAGAAACACCTTCGACACTGACTACTTCAGCGCCCTGCAGAGACGGGCAGGAGTCCTCTTCTCTGACCAGACGCTGTTTGAATCTGCAGCAACTCGAGGACTCGTGAATAAGTATGCCTTCAACAGAGCCTTGTTTAACATGGATTTCCAGCGAGCCATGATTAAAATGGGACAGTTAGATGTCAAGGAAGGTTCCGAGGGAGAGATCAGAAGTAACTGTCGTATCATCAATTAA
- the LOC121767213 gene encoding caltractin-like isoform X1: MVTSTLYRGMSRRDKPRGRHQGLTQQKKQEIKEAFELFDTDGSGTIDAKELNVAMRALGFEMSEEEITRMIAEVDKDGSGAIDFDEFCHMMTAKFGERDTKEELMKAFHIIDQDKSGKISTADIQRIAKELGENFTEKEIQDMIDEADRDRDGEVNADEFMRMMRRTSYGY; the protein is encoded by the exons ATGGTAACG TCTACTCTCTACCGAGGGATGTCCAGGAGAGACAAACCTAGAGGACGCCATCAGGGGTTAACTCAACAGAAAAAGCAGGAGATTAAAGAAGCTTTTGAACTTTTTGATACTGATGGATCTG GAACAATTGATGCAAAAGAGTTGAACGTTGCAATGAG GGCTCTTGGTTTTGAAATGTCTGAAGAG GAAATTACTCGAATGATAGCTGAAGTTGACAAGGATGGCAGTGGTGCAATTGACTTTGATGAATTTTGTCACATGATGACAGCCAAGTTTGGAGAAAGGGATACCAAAGAAGAACTCATGAAAGCTTTTCACATTATTGACCAAGATAAAAGT GGCAAGATCTCTACTGCAGATATTCAGCGCATAGCCAAAGAGTTGGGTGAAAATTTCACCGAGAAAGAGATTCAGGACATGATTGATGAAGCAGATCGTGATC GTGATGGTGAAGTAAATGCCGATGAATTCATGAGGATGATGAGGAGAACATCATACGGATACTAG
- the LOC121767213 gene encoding caltractin-like isoform X2, which translates to MSTLYRGMSRRDKPRGRHQGLTQQKKQEIKEAFELFDTDGSGTIDAKELNVAMRALGFEMSEEEITRMIAEVDKDGSGAIDFDEFCHMMTAKFGERDTKEELMKAFHIIDQDKSGKISTADIQRIAKELGENFTEKEIQDMIDEADRDRDGEVNADEFMRMMRRTSYGY; encoded by the exons ATG TCTACTCTCTACCGAGGGATGTCCAGGAGAGACAAACCTAGAGGACGCCATCAGGGGTTAACTCAACAGAAAAAGCAGGAGATTAAAGAAGCTTTTGAACTTTTTGATACTGATGGATCTG GAACAATTGATGCAAAAGAGTTGAACGTTGCAATGAG GGCTCTTGGTTTTGAAATGTCTGAAGAG GAAATTACTCGAATGATAGCTGAAGTTGACAAGGATGGCAGTGGTGCAATTGACTTTGATGAATTTTGTCACATGATGACAGCCAAGTTTGGAGAAAGGGATACCAAAGAAGAACTCATGAAAGCTTTTCACATTATTGACCAAGATAAAAGT GGCAAGATCTCTACTGCAGATATTCAGCGCATAGCCAAAGAGTTGGGTGAAAATTTCACCGAGAAAGAGATTCAGGACATGATTGATGAAGCAGATCGTGATC GTGATGGTGAAGTAAATGCCGATGAATTCATGAGGATGATGAGGAGAACATCATACGGATACTAG